From the Streptomyces sp. NBC_00390 genome, the window TCGTGGCACACCGTACCGGGAGGCTGGGAGATCCACCGCTCCCGACCGAGCTCTTCGCGCCGCACGGACCGCGCGGCGGCCAGCGGATGGCCCGCCGGTACCAGGACGTCGCACAGATCGTCGCCGATGACCGCCTGCTCCACGCCGGGCGGCGTCGGCATCGGCGCGATGTCCCAGTCGTGGGCCACCGCCAGGTCGATCGCGCCGCGGGCGACGAGCTCGATCGACAGATGCGGGTCGACCTCCTGCAACCGGGCGTCCAGGCAGGGGTGCCGACGGGCGAGATCGGCCAGGGCCAGGGGCATCAGGCCGCGGGCGGCGCTGGCGAAGCAGGCGATCGCGAGCCGCCCCGACGGCTCACCGCGCCGCTCCTCGAGCCGCACCTCGGCCTTCTCGACCAGCGACAGCAACTGCTGTGCGGTGGCGGCCAGTTGGTGGGCCTCGTCGGTCAGGCGCACACCACGCCCCTGGCGTTCGAGGAGCGTGGTGCGGGTCTCCCTCTCCAGCTTCGCGATCTGCTGGGAGACGGCGGACGGTGTGTAGCCGAGCGCGGCGGCCGCGGCGCCGACCGTGCCGTGGACGGAGACCGCGTGCAGGGCGCGCAGCCGGCCGAGGTCGAGCACGATCTTCTCGCTTCCTGCCGTTTCCCGGTGTCTGCCGCTTCCCCGTGTCTTTCGTAAGCAGCGCTTCATCCAATCATGAAGGAACTCGCGCTGGTGCTACATGGTCCCGTGCGGTGATGCTCGGTGGCATGCGTCCCGCTCATATCGCCCTCGCCGCCCTGGTCGCCGCCGTCTGGGGGGTCAACTTCGT encodes:
- a CDS encoding LysR family transcriptional regulator, whose product is MLDLGRLRALHAVSVHGTVGAAAAALGYTPSAVSQQIAKLERETRTTLLERQGRGVRLTDEAHQLAATAQQLLSLVEKAEVRLEERRGEPSGRLAIACFASAARGLMPLALADLARRHPCLDARLQEVDPHLSIELVARGAIDLAVAHDWDIAPMPTPPGVEQAVIGDDLCDVLVPAGHPLAAARSVRREELGRERWISQPPGTVCHDWLMRTLRASGHEPLVVHRAEENHTQVALVAAGLGIALVPRLGRGPLPPEVTAVQLDPVPMRRLRALWRTGAARRPAITETVRTLQEWWPRVAHHS